In Xenorhabdus poinarii G6, the following are encoded in one genomic region:
- a CDS encoding DnaB-like helicase C-terminal domain-containing protein has protein sequence MILHLYRDEVYHENTPDAGIAEIIIGKQRQGPTGTVRVRFDGQYTRFSDLSADNYGGGS, from the coding sequence TTGATTCTGCACCTTTACCGCGATGAAGTCTATCACGAGAACACGCCGGATGCGGGGATTGCCGAAATCATTATCGGTAAGCAGCGTCAGGGACCGACGGGCACGGTGCGGGTGCGCTTTGACGGTCAATATACCCGTTTTTCGGACTTATCAGCAGATAACTATGGTGGCGGGAGTTAA
- a CDS encoding AMP-binding protein, which translates to MEYLPITLDATLREKAFSSPQQPLLVDALKPESAIEYRWKETNMLVDALAWQFADLPGEGIGIILDNSYYCLCMIYGVIRSGKNVILIDSEWGITAKRTIIDEMALQALVSAAPIQDEFAILQFIPDFSSGYSEVFNEYAATNSRMIIFTSGTTGKPKGIVLSQQAMVNAYAIGQRCLKVGEHTRVGCFYRVSG; encoded by the coding sequence ATGGAATACCTACCCATCACTCTGGACGCTACACTCCGTGAGAAAGCCTTTAGCTCGCCACAGCAGCCCCTGTTGGTTGATGCTCTAAAGCCCGAATCAGCCATTGAGTATCGATGGAAAGAAACCAATATGCTAGTTGATGCTCTGGCTTGGCAATTTGCGGATTTACCCGGAGAGGGTATCGGTATCATACTGGATAACAGCTATTACTGCCTGTGTATGATTTATGGCGTTATTCGCTCAGGGAAAAATGTGATCTTAATCGATTCTGAATGGGGTATCACAGCAAAGCGGACCATTATTGATGAGATGGCGTTACAGGCATTAGTTAGTGCCGCACCTATTCAGGATGAGTTTGCTATATTACAGTTTATTCCTGATTTTTCATCTGGTTATTCTGAGGTTTTTAACGAGTACGCAGCTACAAACAGCAGAATGATTATTTTTACTTCGGGAACCACAGGTAAACCGAAAGGTATCGTCCTCAGTCAACAGGCTATGGTGAACGCGTATGCGATTGGTCAGCGCTGCCTAAAGGTAGGCGAACATACACGTGTTGGCTGTTTTTATCGGGTAAGCGGATGA
- a CDS encoding class I SAM-dependent methyltransferase, whose protein sequence is MKQFNKNAKSYDIVRGKITYPDGLYHSLSTRSPSNEAALDIGCGNGVYTIRLKAYFAYVQGCDLGDALIERARHNYPDITFNVSPAETFSPLRNYDLITSATSFYWMDRKKVLINLKNWLKPGGLFCAYKYDFLLVYGPLRDYIEKELVTRWTKHRDPRLTQYDDTLELIRDCPHLHNAQREVFANIIFLSAEDIALFFLSTSYVTCYVEQEGGTAYVHEFMKNVMTLSGSTPIAVNFDIHAFTAVNR, encoded by the coding sequence ATGAAACAATTTAATAAAAATGCAAAATCTTACGATATTGTGAGGGGAAAGATCACCTATCCGGATGGACTGTATCATTCGTTGTCTACCCGCTCACCTTCAAATGAAGCTGCACTGGATATTGGTTGTGGTAATGGGGTTTATACCATTCGGTTGAAAGCGTATTTTGCTTATGTTCAAGGATGTGACCTTGGTGATGCACTCATTGAACGGGCGCGACATAATTATCCTGATATAACATTTAACGTCTCTCCGGCTGAAACTTTTTCTCCACTCCGCAATTACGACCTGATTACCAGTGCGACTTCATTTTACTGGATGGATCGTAAAAAGGTGTTAATAAATCTGAAAAACTGGTTAAAACCCGGAGGGTTATTTTGCGCTTATAAATATGATTTTCTACTGGTTTATGGGCCTCTGCGGGATTATATCGAAAAAGAGTTAGTCACACGCTGGACAAAACACCGAGATCCCCGTCTGACACAATACGATGACACTCTCGAATTGATACGCGACTGCCCACATTTGCATAACGCACAACGCGAGGTATTTGCCAACATTATTTTCCTCTCTGCGGAAGATATCGCATTGTTTTTTTTATCTACCAGTTACGTGACTTGCTATGTTGAGCAGGAAGGTGGAACGGCTTACGTTCATGAATTTATGAAAAATGTCATGACGCTTAGCGGCTCCACTCCGATTGCTGTTAATTTCGATATTCACGCCTTTACTGCGGTAAATCGCTAG
- a CDS encoding LeuA family protein: MIRIIDCTLREGMQTRQCCFTAEQSALLSRKIAALGVDTVECGHSFISSKEAERVRGVVAASPVPVLAHARARKEDIDAVLQTGAHWIGLFASINEISMATKFKGKRHEELLTMFGSSIRYAREQGLLVRATIEDAGRTAAPDLVSMIMTAREAGAERICFADSVGILLPDETFDVLSLLHHEFPDVLFEYHVHNDRGLALANTLKAIEAGVKWVSTSCNGIGERTGITDTFQLITLLATRFDQNRFDISQILALSELVEAYSRIPMSPMQPVVGKNAFVHVARLHQLAMQKDSAAYSIFDPKLIKGDISLEQFTPLQDQDLFLTPFEKSSTELKYHRHGPGKRFVMLDKRLVDGSLPVSFLCWELMSLQNSAMLTAISIIVTPYFYFWGTGRIMSAWKSK; this comes from the coding sequence ATGATACGAATCATCGATTGCACTTTAAGGGAGGGGATGCAAACCCGCCAGTGTTGTTTTACTGCGGAACAGTCGGCACTGCTTTCCCGAAAAATAGCGGCATTAGGGGTAGATACGGTTGAGTGTGGGCATTCCTTTATTTCGTCGAAAGAAGCCGAACGTGTCCGTGGTGTGGTCGCTGCTTCACCTGTGCCCGTGTTAGCTCACGCCAGAGCTCGCAAGGAAGATATCGATGCTGTGTTACAGACGGGTGCTCACTGGATCGGTTTGTTTGCCTCAATTAATGAAATTTCGATGGCAACAAAGTTTAAAGGTAAGAGACATGAAGAATTGCTCACGATGTTTGGCTCTTCTATCCGTTATGCCCGAGAACAAGGGTTATTAGTAAGGGCAACCATTGAGGATGCCGGACGTACGGCAGCCCCTGATCTGGTGAGCATGATTATGACTGCCCGTGAAGCAGGTGCTGAACGTATCTGTTTTGCTGATAGTGTCGGTATTCTACTGCCTGATGAAACTTTTGATGTGTTATCACTATTACACCATGAATTTCCTGATGTTTTATTTGAGTATCACGTTCATAACGATCGAGGGTTGGCGCTGGCTAACACGTTGAAAGCGATTGAAGCGGGAGTTAAGTGGGTTTCCACGAGTTGTAACGGCATCGGTGAACGTACAGGTATCACCGATACTTTTCAATTGATCACTCTGCTTGCTACGCGTTTCGATCAGAATCGTTTTGATATATCCCAGATTTTGGCGCTTTCTGAATTAGTGGAAGCTTATAGCCGTATCCCAATGTCCCCAATGCAGCCAGTAGTGGGTAAAAACGCTTTTGTACATGTAGCCCGCTTGCACCAACTTGCTATGCAAAAAGACAGCGCTGCCTACAGCATTTTTGATCCAAAACTCATCAAAGGAGATATCTCTCTGGAGCAATTTACTCCTTTACAAGATCAAGATCTGTTCCTGACACCGTTTGAAAAATCTTCAACAGAGCTGAAATATCACCGCCACGGCCCTGGAAAGCGTTTTGTGATGTTGGATAAACGATTGGTGGATGGTTCTCTGCCCGTCAGTTTTCTATGCTGGGAGCTGATGAGTCTGCAGAATTCGGCCATGTTGACAGCCATATCCATAATTGTGACTCCTTATTTCTATTTCTGGGGGACGGGCAGGATTATGTCGGCCTGGAAGTCGAAGTAA
- a CDS encoding IS630 family transposase encodes MSPSKKRLKHPKADAQARQAFVERIRHYEHAGKSIVYLDESGFAQSMPRTHGYSAKGLRCFGTHDWHAKSRINAIGAIIKKTFITLSLFAESINADVFHAWMTQDLLPKLPSRTVIVMDNASFHKRNDTIKAIADHGCQLEWLPAYSPDLNPIEHKWAEVKAIRRRERCSIDELFMEHVEHA; translated from the coding sequence ATATCACCGTCAAAAAAAAGGCTAAAACACCCCAAAGCTGACGCACAGGCTCGTCAGGCGTTTGTCGAGCGTATCCGCCACTATGAACACGCGGGCAAATCGATTGTTTATCTGGATGAAAGCGGTTTTGCGCAGTCTATGCCACGCACACACGGTTATTCGGCGAAAGGGCTGCGGTGTTTCGGCACACACGACTGGCACGCTAAAAGTCGCATTAATGCCATTGGCGCCATCATCAAAAAGACCTTCATCACCTTAAGCTTGTTTGCAGAGAGCATTAATGCGGATGTTTTTCATGCCTGGATGACCCAAGATTTATTGCCAAAGCTCCCAAGCCGGACAGTAATTGTCATGGATAATGCCTCATTCCATAAACGAAATGACACGATAAAAGCGATAGCAGACCACGGATGCCAATTGGAGTGGTTACCTGCTTACAGTCCGGATTTGAATCCCATCGAACACAAATGGGCCGAAGTAAAAGCGATAAGAAGACGTGAAAGATGTTCAATTGATGAGTTGTTTATGGAACATGTGGAGCATGCCTAA